The following are encoded in a window of Brevibacillus ruminantium genomic DNA:
- the proS gene encoding proline--tRNA ligase — MKEEKSFVKEITPQSEDFSRWYIDTIKKADLMDYTPVRGCIAFKPDGYELWERIQEAMDKRFKETGHRNAYFPMLIPESFFQKEKEHVEGFNPELPWVTEAAGEKLEERLALRPTSETMIGHMYSQWIQSYRDLPVLINQWANVFRWEKRTMPFLRTSEFLWQEGHTAHATEEEARQETMQMLEVYTEVVEGLLAIPVWKGQKTPSERFAGAVDTYSIEAMMKDGKAVQAGTSHYLGEKFARGFEIKYLDRDNQFKYVHTTSWGSSTRLIGAMIMVHGDDRGLALPPRVAPTQVVMIPVGPLKLREKVMAAFDPLFDQMKAAGVRVRADLREETPGWKFNEWEMRGVPIRLEIGPRDVENGQVILARRDTGEKVTVPLAEAVEAVRSLLEEIQQNMYQRALDFRTANSHLDIDTLDGLKQHADAAEKENSVAGWVLAGWCGDDACEAKVKEETKFTSRNIPFEPPVTKTTCICCGKAAEHTVWFGRAY; from the coding sequence GTGAAAGAGGAAAAATCATTCGTCAAAGAAATCACGCCGCAATCAGAGGATTTTTCACGCTGGTACATCGATACGATTAAAAAGGCCGATCTGATGGATTACACGCCGGTGCGCGGCTGTATCGCCTTCAAACCGGACGGCTACGAGCTGTGGGAGCGCATCCAGGAGGCGATGGATAAGCGCTTCAAAGAAACAGGTCACCGCAACGCCTATTTCCCCATGCTGATCCCGGAATCGTTCTTTCAAAAGGAAAAAGAGCACGTGGAAGGCTTCAATCCTGAGCTGCCCTGGGTAACGGAGGCTGCGGGGGAAAAGCTGGAGGAGCGGCTTGCTCTGCGCCCGACCTCGGAGACGATGATCGGCCATATGTACAGTCAGTGGATTCAAAGCTATCGCGATCTGCCGGTTCTGATCAACCAGTGGGCAAATGTGTTTCGCTGGGAAAAGCGGACGATGCCGTTTCTGCGCACATCCGAGTTTCTATGGCAGGAGGGACACACCGCGCACGCCACAGAGGAGGAAGCTCGCCAGGAAACGATGCAGATGCTGGAGGTATACACCGAGGTCGTCGAGGGGCTGCTGGCCATTCCCGTCTGGAAAGGGCAAAAGACGCCAAGCGAGCGGTTTGCCGGCGCAGTGGACACCTACTCGATTGAAGCGATGATGAAGGATGGAAAAGCAGTTCAGGCAGGCACCTCGCACTACCTCGGCGAGAAATTCGCCAGGGGCTTCGAGATCAAGTATCTGGATCGCGACAATCAATTCAAATATGTGCATACCACTTCCTGGGGCAGCTCCACGCGCCTGATCGGAGCGATGATCATGGTGCACGGAGATGACCGGGGATTGGCTTTGCCGCCGCGTGTGGCACCGACCCAGGTCGTGATGATTCCCGTCGGGCCGTTAAAGCTGCGGGAAAAGGTGATGGCGGCATTTGATCCGCTCTTTGACCAGATGAAAGCGGCTGGGGTCAGGGTGAGAGCCGATTTGCGCGAGGAGACACCAGGCTGGAAGTTTAATGAGTGGGAAATGCGCGGGGTTCCGATTCGCCTGGAGATCGGTCCGCGTGATGTGGAAAACGGGCAAGTGATCCTGGCCCGCCGGGATACGGGAGAAAAGGTGACGGTGCCGCTGGCCGAAGCCGTCGAAGCTGTTCGCAGCCTGTTGGAGGAGATTCAACAAAATATGTACCAGCGCGCCCTCGATTTTCGCACGGCGAACTCCCATCTGGATATTGACACATTGGATGGCTTGAAACAGCATGCGGATGCGGCAGAGAAGGAAAACAGTGTCGCCGGTTGGGTGCTGGCCGGCTGGTGCGGCGACGATGCTTGCGAGGCAAAGGTAAAGGAAGAGACCAAGTTTACCTCGCGTAATATTCCGTTTGAACCGCCGGTCACAAAAACAACCTGCATCTGCTGCGGCAAGGCCGCCGAGCATACGGTCTGGTTCGGTCGGGCTTATTAG
- a CDS encoding complex I NDUFA9 subunit family protein codes for MKVFLTGATGFVGKGVLSKLSAEGHDVVCLVRPGSEGKWRTQHPASSNLTLAAGDLFDTDALKKAMKGCDAVIHLVGIIREQKRKQITFQRIHVEGTRNMLEAAKANGISRFVHMSALGARANATSGYHQSKYEAEQLVQKSGISSVIFRPSVIFGPGDEFVNMLADLVRMPITPVIGDGSYLLQPVARETVADVFVQALTNGDVAGRIFETGGPEPISYGGILDAIGEAIGKRKVRKLYIPLALMKPVITTMEGFTFFPITHTQLTMLLEGNACSDTESLYQAFSTEKIPFLQGIKGYLR; via the coding sequence ATGAAAGTGTTTCTGACGGGAGCCACAGGGTTTGTCGGAAAAGGAGTCCTGTCCAAGCTTTCCGCCGAAGGACATGACGTCGTTTGTCTGGTTCGCCCCGGTTCAGAAGGCAAATGGAGAACCCAACATCCGGCAAGCTCAAATCTCACACTCGCAGCAGGCGACTTATTTGATACGGACGCCCTGAAGAAGGCGATGAAGGGATGCGACGCAGTCATCCATCTGGTCGGGATCATTCGCGAACAAAAGCGTAAGCAGATTACCTTTCAGCGTATCCATGTTGAGGGTACCCGCAATATGTTGGAGGCAGCCAAAGCAAACGGCATCAGCCGGTTTGTCCACATGAGCGCGCTCGGTGCCCGCGCCAACGCCACCAGCGGCTATCATCAAAGCAAATATGAAGCAGAGCAGCTCGTACAGAAAAGCGGCATATCCTCCGTCATTTTCCGCCCTTCTGTCATTTTTGGACCGGGCGACGAGTTCGTCAACATGCTTGCCGATCTGGTTCGGATGCCGATCACACCGGTCATTGGCGACGGCTCCTATCTTTTGCAGCCGGTAGCCAGAGAAACGGTAGCAGATGTATTTGTCCAGGCACTGACAAATGGAGACGTTGCCGGACGCATCTTCGAAACGGGCGGACCGGAGCCGATTTCCTATGGCGGTATACTGGATGCCATCGGGGAAGCGATCGGGAAACGAAAGGTACGGAAGCTGTACATTCCTTTGGCGCTGATGAAACCGGTGATTACGACGATGGAGGGCTTTACTTTCTTCCCGATTACCCATACCCAGCTTACCATGCTGTTGGAGGGAAATGCCTGCTCCGATACAGAGTCGTTGTACCAGGCTTTTTCAACAGAGAAAATTCCGTTTCTACAAGGGATCAAAGGCTACCTGCGCTGA
- a CDS encoding glycosyl hydrolase family 18 protein, translated as MSLEVGLERRTRRRKRRKRRAPLFLLLMLILVAGAGYWYFEWKPSNEQVKPYDGSKQAIVFEGELFQRPYQMEGDQILLPFEFIQEYLDPHIHWEEPSKLVIITTKDKVLRMQSGELVAYLNKKPVDLQVPVTVMDGNRYIPLAPLEKLYPYAFTRHEESGVLRVEKNGYEIQEAHVLKEKESVRLRSEPTHRSPYLAELPGGAVVDVLGEQEDYYRVLSADGISGFLPKKVIEQGEARKVTLELPKDSLPALWKPEGKRINLTWEHVVSRNPNTAEIGSMPGVNVVSPTWFELKDAEGTLANKADPAYVKWAHQRGFQVWGLVTNGFNPDWTRTILSSYDKREKVISQILHYAYLYDLDGINIDFENVYLEEKDKLVQFIRELTPYLHQQGLVVSMDVTIKSTSDMWSRFYDRKALGEVVDYMAVMTYDEHWASSPVAGSVASLPWTENGLRGVLDEVPAEKVLLGVPFYTRLWKEAKQQDGSVKVSSKALSMPTAEKWVKERKLTPQLDEASGQLFVRYQDPADGAVYKMWLEDVSSVQKRMEIVKKYNLAGAASWRRGFEQPAIWEAMDAALQGK; from the coding sequence ATGAGTCTGGAAGTGGGATTGGAGAGACGAACACGTAGAAGAAAGAGAAGAAAGCGCAGAGCACCGCTTTTTCTGCTGCTGATGCTGATTTTGGTCGCTGGCGCCGGGTACTGGTACTTTGAATGGAAGCCTTCCAATGAACAGGTCAAACCCTACGATGGAAGCAAGCAGGCGATCGTCTTCGAGGGAGAGCTGTTCCAACGGCCGTATCAGATGGAAGGGGACCAAATCCTGCTCCCTTTTGAGTTTATCCAGGAGTATCTCGATCCCCATATTCACTGGGAGGAACCGAGCAAATTGGTGATAATCACGACCAAAGACAAGGTTCTGCGCATGCAGAGCGGAGAACTGGTCGCTTATCTGAATAAAAAGCCGGTCGATTTGCAGGTGCCCGTCACGGTGATGGATGGCAATCGCTACATTCCGCTTGCTCCTTTGGAAAAGCTCTATCCGTATGCGTTTACGAGGCATGAAGAGAGCGGCGTGCTGCGTGTAGAGAAAAATGGCTACGAAATCCAGGAGGCGCATGTTTTGAAGGAAAAGGAGAGTGTCCGACTCCGTTCTGAGCCGACGCATCGTTCTCCGTATCTGGCTGAGTTGCCAGGAGGTGCAGTAGTTGATGTGCTGGGGGAACAGGAGGATTACTACCGGGTGTTATCTGCTGATGGCATTTCAGGTTTTTTACCCAAAAAGGTAATCGAGCAAGGGGAAGCCAGAAAGGTGACTCTGGAGTTGCCAAAGGATTCGCTTCCCGCGCTTTGGAAGCCCGAAGGGAAAAGAATCAATCTGACCTGGGAGCATGTGGTCAGCCGAAACCCGAATACAGCGGAGATTGGCAGCATGCCAGGGGTAAATGTCGTGTCACCCACCTGGTTTGAATTAAAGGACGCAGAGGGCACGCTGGCTAACAAAGCCGACCCCGCTTATGTCAAATGGGCGCACCAGCGGGGCTTTCAGGTGTGGGGCCTGGTCACTAACGGTTTTAATCCTGATTGGACCCGCACGATTTTATCCAGCTATGACAAGCGTGAGAAAGTGATCTCACAAATTCTCCATTATGCGTATCTGTACGATCTGGATGGTATCAATATTGACTTTGAAAACGTCTACCTGGAGGAAAAGGACAAGCTTGTCCAGTTTATTCGCGAACTCACTCCCTACCTCCATCAGCAGGGATTGGTCGTCTCTATGGATGTTACGATAAAATCAACCAGTGACATGTGGTCGCGGTTTTACGATCGGAAGGCGCTGGGCGAAGTGGTAGATTACATGGCAGTCATGACCTATGATGAACACTGGGCTTCCAGTCCGGTTGCCGGCTCAGTCGCTTCACTGCCGTGGACGGAAAATGGACTGCGAGGTGTGCTTGATGAGGTGCCGGCAGAAAAGGTGCTTCTCGGTGTTCCGTTCTACACCCGTCTGTGGAAAGAGGCGAAACAGCAGGATGGCAGTGTGAAAGTCTCATCCAAGGCCTTGTCGATGCCGACAGCGGAGAAATGGGTGAAGGAACGGAAGCTGACGCCACAACTCGACGAAGCCAGCGGGCAATTGTTTGTCCGGTACCAGGACCCGGCAGATGGGGCGGTTTATAAGATGTGGCTGGAGGACGTCTCTTCTGTTCAAAAGAGAATGGAGATTGTGAAGAAATACAATCTTGCCGGTGCAGCATCGTGGCGTCGGGGATTTGAGCAACCAGCCATTTGGGAAGCAATGGATGCGGCCCTGCAAGGAAAATAA
- a CDS encoding class I SAM-dependent methyltransferase, giving the protein MSDMYRWADYYDLTQRGVAGDVEFYLDMARQSGGEVLDLACGTGRITIPAAEGGVSVTGLDLSTEMLARAQEKAEQQGVSDRLQLIQGDMRSFDLQKSFALIMIPFRSFLHLLHIQEQMKALSCIRKHLAPGGKLVFNVFVPKISHLYEESEKMSLRSTYRLETGEEVAMWDYTRYDHFQQLSEVTRTYERISPEGIVQEKVVGRFTLRYIFPAELHHLLRLNGFKVTQRFGSFAKTPFDSTSSELIIVAEPM; this is encoded by the coding sequence ATGAGCGATATGTACCGCTGGGCGGATTATTATGATTTGACGCAGCGCGGAGTTGCGGGCGATGTGGAGTTTTATCTCGATATGGCCCGCCAATCCGGCGGCGAGGTGCTTGATTTGGCTTGCGGCACGGGACGCATCACGATACCGGCAGCGGAAGGGGGCGTCTCTGTTACAGGACTTGATTTGTCGACAGAGATGCTTGCCCGCGCGCAGGAAAAGGCGGAGCAGCAGGGAGTAAGCGATCGGCTCCAGCTGATCCAGGGAGACATGCGCTCCTTTGATCTGCAAAAAAGCTTCGCTTTGATTATGATTCCGTTTCGCTCCTTCCTGCATCTCCTGCATATACAAGAACAGATGAAGGCATTAAGCTGTATTCGGAAGCATCTGGCTCCTGGCGGAAAATTGGTATTTAATGTATTTGTTCCGAAAATTAGCCATTTGTATGAGGAAAGTGAAAAAATGTCGCTGCGCAGCACCTATCGTCTGGAGACAGGGGAGGAAGTGGCGATGTGGGATTACACTCGCTATGACCACTTTCAGCAGTTATCAGAAGTCACGAGGACGTATGAGCGGATCTCTCCAGAGGGGATCGTACAAGAAAAAGTGGTGGGGCGGTTTACACTCCGCTATATTTTCCCGGCTGAACTGCATCATCTGCTCCGATTGAACGGGTTCAAAGTAACGCAGCGCTTTGGCTCTTTTGCCAAAACTCCTTTTGATTCTACGAGCAGTGAGTTGATTATTGTAGCTGAACCCATGTAA
- a CDS encoding cob(I)yrinic acid a,c-diamide adenosyltransferase, with protein sequence MKIYTKSGDKGETSLVFGVRVPKFADRVEAYGTCDEANSSIGLALSLLPAGDDWTELRKVFHVIQTKLFHIGAELATPAGKEVGWPIQEEDVHFLENEIDKLDAELPQLANFILPGGHPAAAAFHVARTVVRRAERKAVMVAQQEEVNTEVVKYVNRLSDYLFVVGRYVNQKTGHTELQLHES encoded by the coding sequence GTGAAGATTTATACCAAATCGGGTGACAAAGGCGAAACCTCATTGGTTTTTGGCGTCCGTGTACCTAAATTTGCCGACCGTGTCGAGGCTTATGGTACGTGTGACGAAGCCAATTCCAGCATCGGATTGGCCTTGTCTTTGCTTCCTGCGGGAGATGATTGGACGGAATTGCGAAAGGTCTTTCACGTAATCCAGACCAAGCTGTTTCACATCGGTGCAGAACTGGCCACACCGGCCGGCAAAGAGGTGGGATGGCCGATTCAGGAAGAGGATGTTCACTTTCTGGAGAATGAAATCGACAAGCTGGATGCCGAGTTGCCGCAGCTTGCCAATTTTATCTTGCCTGGAGGTCATCCCGCTGCAGCAGCATTTCACGTGGCACGTACAGTGGTGCGCAGAGCTGAGCGGAAGGCGGTCATGGTCGCACAGCAAGAAGAAGTAAATACCGAAGTGGTAAAATATGTAAACCGCTTGTCGGATTACCTGTTCGTTGTCGGCCGGTATGTAAATCAAAAGACCGGACATACAGAACTGCAACTTCATGAGTCGTAG
- a CDS encoding GNAT family N-acetyltransferase, protein MAEEQGFQTELLPFPVQLWSGRMAAPVPREDIKIEPVTSANYEECLRIESIKEFGGREIREKAFAMEFAHPDFVHFLLRVNGEAACSLCLFWAGPYIRVENVATLSSFRGQGLIGHLLRHAQEEFLRLGGEQLWVCPINEKVEKVYNRYGFDTVGEMAFSHAFLGGKGILELR, encoded by the coding sequence GTGGCGGAGGAACAAGGCTTTCAAACGGAGCTGCTGCCTTTTCCCGTCCAGTTGTGGTCTGGCAGAATGGCTGCTCCCGTCCCACGTGAAGATATAAAAATAGAGCCCGTCACTTCTGCCAATTACGAGGAATGTCTCCGGATCGAATCCATCAAAGAATTTGGTGGACGGGAGATCCGGGAAAAAGCATTCGCGATGGAGTTTGCCCATCCTGACTTTGTCCATTTTCTTTTGCGCGTAAACGGGGAAGCTGCTTGTTCGCTCTGCTTGTTTTGGGCAGGGCCGTACATTCGCGTGGAAAACGTAGCTACACTTTCCTCGTTTCGGGGCCAAGGTTTGATTGGGCATCTGCTGCGGCACGCACAGGAAGAGTTCCTGCGCTTGGGCGGGGAACAACTGTGGGTCTGTCCGATTAACGAAAAAGTAGAAAAGGTCTACAACCGCTACGGTTTCGATACAGTTGGCGAAATGGCGTTTAGCCATGCTTTTTTGGGAGGAAAGGGGATACTGGAGCTGCGCTAG
- a CDS encoding nucleotidyltransferase-like protein, which produces MMRIEEHKQFLQSLQGRQEVQAVVAVPEHIKTPPFHERAGYLVIVNSPQDQWGVRQLLTKEEIILEQQISVWELEKGMVHGLDENLVTWILRGEVVWDKNEYLARLRQRLHRLPESLQKRMLCREYSRVLHAFQETRDFLQEGMILDAYHSLFKALYAWAKWIVYHAGEQPESAIWSQVKNLDPSLYKLYEELTINHEELEKRVELILLPLDFFLSSRLKESVRYLIEVMETRTTPWKLSELAEHTSIARYGIETSLLIEKMVQKSLLCETVCVFSKDRQSKEIGYFPAK; this is translated from the coding sequence ATGATGCGTATAGAGGAGCACAAGCAATTTTTGCAATCACTGCAAGGTCGGCAAGAAGTGCAAGCTGTGGTTGCCGTGCCCGAGCATATAAAAACTCCGCCCTTTCACGAAAGAGCAGGCTATCTGGTAATCGTGAACAGTCCTCAGGATCAGTGGGGAGTCCGCCAATTACTGACGAAAGAAGAAATCATCCTGGAACAACAGATCAGCGTATGGGAATTGGAAAAGGGGATGGTTCACGGATTGGATGAGAATCTGGTCACCTGGATTCTGCGTGGCGAGGTTGTATGGGACAAAAATGAGTATCTTGCCCGGCTTCGTCAGCGATTGCATCGTCTGCCGGAGTCACTCCAGAAGCGAATGCTTTGCCGCGAGTATTCCCGTGTGCTTCACGCTTTTCAGGAGACAAGAGACTTTCTCCAGGAAGGCATGATTTTGGATGCGTATCATTCTTTGTTTAAAGCACTCTATGCTTGGGCCAAGTGGATCGTTTATCATGCCGGGGAGCAGCCGGAGTCGGCGATATGGTCACAAGTGAAGAATTTAGACCCTTCTTTATATAAGCTGTATGAAGAATTGACGATTAATCACGAAGAACTGGAAAAGAGAGTGGAATTAATCCTTTTGCCGTTGGATTTTTTCTTGTCTTCTCGATTAAAGGAATCCGTTCGCTATTTAATAGAAGTGATGGAGACACGCACGACACCCTGGAAACTGTCCGAGTTGGCTGAGCATACGTCTATTGCCAGATACGGCATAGAAACATCGTTACTCATCGAAAAGATGGTGCAAAAATCATTGCTGTGCGAAACGGTATGCGTATTTTCTAAGGATCGACAAAGCAAGGAGATTGGATATTTTCCGGCTAAGTAA
- a CDS encoding M42 family metallopeptidase, translating to MSLSTTYMVDTFCKLANTPSPTGHTDKVMAWIESELNNLGIAHVRTNKGAVLATLPGKNNAKHRLLTAHVDTLGAMVKEIKANGRLKLTLIGGFTFNAVEGEYCTIETDSGRSYTGTILSTKASVHVYSREAGKMERTESNMEVRLDEKVKSKDDVLALGIRVGDFVSFDPRVSVTESGFIKSRHIDDKASVAILFGVLKHIRESGLTLPYTTHFLISNNEEIGYGGNSNIPEQVVEYLAVDMGAIGDGQTTDEYCVSICAKDSSGPYHYGLRKHLVQLAEEQGLYYQVDIYPYYNSDASAALKSGYDVVHGLIGPGVDASHSYERTHTESLENTGKLVLAYLQSDIMQA from the coding sequence ATGAGCCTGTCAACAACCTATATGGTAGACACATTTTGCAAACTGGCCAACACGCCAAGCCCAACCGGGCATACGGACAAAGTAATGGCCTGGATTGAATCCGAACTGAATAACCTGGGGATCGCCCATGTACGTACCAACAAAGGAGCCGTGCTGGCGACGTTGCCCGGCAAAAACAACGCCAAGCATCGGCTGCTTACGGCCCACGTCGATACTCTGGGGGCAATGGTCAAGGAAATCAAGGCAAACGGCAGGCTGAAGCTCACTCTGATCGGCGGATTTACCTTCAATGCCGTCGAAGGGGAATACTGCACGATTGAAACAGACAGCGGCCGCTCCTACACGGGAACGATCCTGTCGACCAAAGCTTCTGTTCATGTCTACAGCAGAGAGGCAGGGAAAATGGAGCGGACCGAAAGCAACATGGAGGTTCGTCTGGATGAAAAGGTGAAGTCAAAGGATGATGTCCTCGCTTTGGGCATCCGCGTGGGCGATTTTGTTTCCTTTGATCCGCGCGTTTCGGTCACGGAGAGCGGTTTTATCAAATCCCGCCATATTGATGACAAGGCGAGCGTAGCCATTCTGTTCGGCGTCCTCAAGCATATCCGCGAAAGCGGGCTCACCCTTCCGTACACAACTCATTTTCTGATCAGCAACAACGAAGAAATCGGCTACGGCGGCAACTCCAATATCCCGGAACAGGTGGTCGAGTACCTGGCAGTCGATATGGGTGCAATCGGGGACGGACAGACGACAGATGAGTACTGTGTCTCCATCTGTGCCAAAGACTCTTCCGGACCTTATCATTACGGCTTGCGCAAGCATCTGGTCCAATTGGCCGAGGAGCAGGGGCTCTACTATCAGGTCGATATTTACCCGTACTACAATTCGGATGCCAGTGCGGCGCTGAAATCCGGCTATGATGTGGTGCACGGGCTGATCGGGCCTGGAGTGGATGCATCCCACTCGTATGAAAGAACGCATACGGAGTCATTGGAGAATACCGGGAAATTGGTACTGGCCTACCTCCAATCTGACATTATGCAAGCATAG
- a CDS encoding ArsR/SmtB family transcription factor, with translation MKEFFDVTDPEALKSLAIPERVKILQLFEDLEPRTAKQIATELGENAARLHYHVKELVRVGLLKQVDTRVKGSIVEKYYEPVAKVIQVKLRLMIEENAQQLSDIMFTPFRTTEKDLVRTLNRFVGSDVDVRQEYKDTFAYNLTEFYLSQDERNQFVQDISLLLKKYKGLKNEGDRRKFKFFDVLFPLTPPDPSEEGEDDEFEDNEA, from the coding sequence ATGAAAGAATTTTTTGATGTAACTGACCCGGAAGCCCTCAAATCTCTTGCAATACCCGAACGAGTTAAAATTTTGCAACTATTTGAGGATCTGGAGCCTCGTACAGCCAAGCAGATTGCAACCGAACTGGGAGAAAACGCCGCTCGCCTTCACTATCATGTGAAAGAACTTGTGCGTGTTGGCTTATTGAAACAGGTAGACACACGAGTAAAAGGCTCGATTGTCGAGAAGTATTACGAGCCTGTTGCCAAAGTGATTCAGGTGAAACTGCGTCTGATGATCGAAGAAAATGCACAGCAACTGAGCGACATCATGTTTACTCCTTTCCGCACGACCGAAAAAGATCTGGTGCGGACACTCAATCGGTTTGTAGGTAGTGACGTGGATGTCCGTCAGGAATACAAAGACACATTCGCGTACAACTTGACTGAATTTTATTTAAGTCAAGACGAAAGAAATCAATTCGTGCAGGATATCAGCTTGCTCCTGAAAAAGTACAAAGGACTTAAAAATGAAGGCGACCGCCGGAAGTTTAAGTTCTTTGATGTCTTGTTTCCATTGACCCCTCCTGATCCGTCAGAAGAAGGGGAGGACGATGAATTCGAAGACAACGAGGCATGA
- a CDS encoding HAD family hydrolase, with amino-acid sequence MRTILFDFDGTVANTLPLIYNSFRSTFLQFLNEHYTDEQIVAMFGPPELGILENMIARDQLEDAVTHFYDFYTAEHHRVANHPDMADMLAQLQKRGLRMGVVTGKGRRSADISLREWGLASFFDVVIAGDEVAQPKPHPEGILSAMEQMGARPEETIFVGDSNYDIIAGKAAGLVTVGVTWLPVTQKIGSFQPEPDFQFSDPQAFLDWVGERARV; translated from the coding sequence ATGCGCACGATTTTGTTTGATTTTGATGGCACGGTAGCCAACACGCTTCCTTTAATTTACAATTCCTTCCGCTCTACCTTTCTGCAGTTTCTCAACGAGCATTACACGGACGAGCAGATCGTGGCGATGTTCGGCCCCCCGGAGCTGGGTATCCTGGAGAACATGATTGCCCGTGATCAACTGGAGGATGCGGTCACCCATTTTTACGACTTCTACACGGCTGAGCATCACCGCGTAGCCAATCACCCAGACATGGCGGACATGCTGGCCCAACTGCAAAAGAGAGGGCTGCGCATGGGCGTAGTAACGGGAAAAGGCCGACGCAGTGCCGATATCTCTCTCCGGGAATGGGGCCTGGCCTCTTTTTTTGACGTGGTGATTGCCGGTGATGAGGTCGCGCAGCCGAAGCCTCATCCAGAGGGTATTCTCTCTGCGATGGAACAGATGGGCGCCCGTCCGGAAGAGACCATTTTTGTCGGGGACAGCAACTATGACATTATCGCGGGCAAAGCCGCAGGTCTGGTCACGGTGGGGGTCACCTGGCTGCCAGTCACGCAAAAAATTGGAAGCTTTCAGCCGGAGCCGGATTTTCAGTTTTCCGATCCCCAAGCATTTCTGGATTGGGTCGGAGAACGCGCCCGGGTTTAA
- a CDS encoding DUF2614 family zinc ribbon-containing protein, giving the protein MKKTDRLSKIKRMRSWGNWSMGIGILSMYTGYAFFAGYLNFIPFLGTWLKGSFAFMTLLLIIGFLLTMGATIMFMISGMVSTSAPQVECPSCHKVTKMLGKEDACMFCGQPLKLDDEQPQQNHT; this is encoded by the coding sequence ATGAAGAAAACTGACCGCCTAAGCAAAATTAAAAGAATGCGTTCCTGGGGCAACTGGAGCATGGGAATTGGCATCCTGTCGATGTATACAGGATACGCGTTTTTTGCAGGATATCTTAATTTTATTCCGTTTTTGGGTACATGGTTAAAAGGTTCTTTTGCATTTATGACTCTACTGCTGATCATCGGATTTTTACTGACCATGGGAGCGACCATCATGTTCATGATTTCCGGTATGGTCTCCACCTCGGCCCCGCAAGTGGAATGTCCCTCCTGTCATAAGGTGACCAAAATGCTGGGGAAAGAGGACGCCTGTATGTTTTGCGGACAACCCCTTAAATTAGATGATGAACAACCACAGCAAAATCATACGTAA
- the bcp gene encoding thioredoxin-dependent thiol peroxidase, which translates to MAAAVGQAAPDFTLMASNQQQISLADFRGKNVVLYFYPKDMTPGCTTEACDFRDYHPEFSKLDTVVLGISPDDVKSHDKFTAKHELPFPLLADTDHSIAEAYGVWVLKKMYGREYMGIERTTFVIDKEGNIAKVWPKVKVKGHVQEVLQFIREEL; encoded by the coding sequence ATGGCAGCAGCAGTAGGACAAGCAGCGCCGGATTTTACACTCATGGCGAGCAATCAACAGCAGATCTCACTGGCAGATTTTCGCGGAAAAAATGTCGTGCTTTATTTTTATCCAAAGGATATGACACCTGGGTGCACCACCGAGGCATGCGATTTTCGAGATTATCACCCTGAATTTTCCAAGCTGGATACCGTGGTCTTGGGGATCAGCCCGGATGACGTGAAATCCCATGACAAATTTACGGCCAAGCATGAGCTTCCCTTTCCGCTTTTGGCCGACACTGACCACAGCATTGCCGAGGCCTACGGGGTTTGGGTGTTGAAAAAGATGTACGGACGCGAGTACATGGGCATTGAGCGCACGACCTTTGTCATCGATAAAGAAGGGAATATTGCCAAGGTATGGCCCAAGGTAAAAGTGAAGGGACATGTGCAGGAGGTTTTGCAATTTATCCGGGAAGAGCTGTAG
- the perR gene encoding peroxide-responsive transcriptional repressor PerR, with protein sequence MSQRVEKAVEILKNTGVRMTPQRHAILSYLLETMNHPTADEIYKALEGKFPNMSVATIYNNLRVFKDAGLVRELTYGDASSRFDANVEEDHYHAICSECGSIRDFHYPSLRDAEASAAQSIGFRVTGHRMEVYGICEDCQKNTH encoded by the coding sequence ATGTCACAGCGTGTGGAAAAGGCCGTAGAAATCCTGAAAAACACTGGAGTACGGATGACACCTCAGCGTCATGCCATTTTATCCTATCTGCTCGAAACCATGAACCATCCAACAGCAGATGAGATATATAAAGCGCTGGAAGGGAAATTTCCCAATATGAGCGTGGCGACTATATACAATAACCTGCGGGTTTTTAAAGATGCAGGTCTGGTGCGTGAGCTAACCTATGGAGACGCTTCCAGCCGGTTTGACGCGAATGTAGAGGAAGATCATTACCACGCCATCTGTTCGGAATGCGGTTCAATTCGTGATTTTCACTATCCGTCTCTGCGGGATGCGGAGGCTTCAGCCGCTCAAAGCATTGGATTTCGTGTAACCGGACACCGGATGGAGGTATACGGGATTTGCGAAGATTGCCAAAAGAATACGCATTAA